TCAAACCTTGAGCATCAACATTCCAAGACTAGATTTCAGTAGATCCTGGCATAATCTATTCTGTAGTTGCCCATATAGCTGACTTTTTTTAAATTAACATCAACATTGTTGGCAAACAAGTAGATATATCATTCCTCCTTGTTTTATGTCTATTGCAATAACTCTGAGAACTTCACAAGATATAGAATCATCACATCAGCGATAATATCAAAGTGACTACAATCAACAACAGCACCAGTGAACATCACAATACAATTCAATATCCAACTAGCATTTTGACAAGGTATGTTAGACGAGGTATGTCGAGGCAGACTGATTGATCCCCATATAGATGAATTCGTGGAGTAGATGACCCGATGACAATATCTGAAAAATGAGAATGGAAAAAGAAAGAACACCGATGCAGCAATGCTCTTCTGGGCATTGGTATCTAATTGATCTATCAAGCATCCGTCCGGTTTCTCAAGAAAATGCCAATAGGATTCATGTGAAGCAAGAGATTTTAAGTTGCCATTTAAATATCACCAACTCTTTCAGCCATTTACAACCATCTCCATTATCAAATCATTCCAAGTGTCTATTGGACCTGGTAAGCACCAGTGTAGGCAGTCATTTTGAACTTCAGCATTTTTGTTCTTGGAAAATGGGTAGAAGAACCTGTATGGACCTGGGTGACCGTCAGGCCTCAACAACAAAAGATGAGTGAAATCAAGGAGTTTAAGATTCACCCCATGTCCAGAAGCTTTTGCCGCTGCACTTGCAAATTCCTCTAGTTCAATGTTAAGCAGGATTCTGTTCAAGTCCTTCAATTCAATCTCCCCTTCTTTGACTGGGGCTGTTCTCTGGCAATTCCCTCCACTAAACCATTCCCCATTCTCAAAGTGATCTGGTGTGGATGtcctaaaaaaaattaacccCCTGTGTTTCGATGTGACAATGAAGTTGAGCACATATCGAAGTGCTTTTCTATAGGCATACTCGAATCCCAACTCCGTCACGTTCTCTCTCTTACAATAATGACATCCCATTATTTTGTCATTCTCATAGTAAATTGCAGTTTTCAGAAACCATTTCCCAGTTGAGATAATCATGTAGTCCAAGCTCCCAAACAAATCAGTCCACTTTTCATCGAGCTTGTCAAGATGCAGCTCAATGGCAGATGTTGAAACACCATTGATGTCTTCAAAAATAGCAGCTTTCACAAGGAAGGGGGACCAAATAACTGAGATGGTGAAATTGTAGGAGGGAAATTGCCATCTTCTCGATTTGTATTCCTCATCGTGGTAAAGTTCAACAACTTGTTCGACCTGGTGAACAAAACAATTCAACTCGGCAACACAATCCTTTCGAAAAATTTCTTAACAATAACACTTgaaacataatatcaagctgCCTAAAAATATCCACCAGCATTCGTGAAGGCATTTTGGTCATGCAACAGAAAATTCAATAGGCACTACCATCTCTTAACGCATCATACATGTTGAGAAGGATAAAATCCACGAGAACAAAGCAACAGATTGAGATCAATGATTAAATCATCAACACAGATGGATCAGTGAAACAACAGTATAGATCAATAATAATCTAGCTACAAATTTGAAGCACAGTATTTAAAACCGAAGTCATACTAAAATCATTCACattatatttatatcataaacCTGAAACCACTTAATGAGAATGGCCCCAAACCCTcttaaaaccaaaaacccaaacccaaaagcaCCAACTAAAAGCCATTAAAGTATTTAACGGCCATAAAGGAAACATCACCCAATTCAGCATAGATGCTAATCCTACCAGTGGTCATAAATGTGTCAAGTCGCAGCCATGGTAAAAACGAAATGCCAATTTTTTCAATTGATCCAGCAAAGTTGGATACCCAACTTCAGTACTCAACCTTATTTAACCTTTGgacatttgtatatatttttgaaGTAACTGACACTGATCAAAGAATATATAACACTTCCCGATATTTTTTGGAGCAATGTGTTCTTTGGAGAGTAGTTCATTTCCATCAATTAACAAAGTTTACAAAACACACATGCATGCAGCATCGCAGTTTTTACaaaacaaaattattttcaagcaCAGAAACTTGTCACTGTATTTGAATTATACCAACTACCTCACATGAGCACATGAAAACATGAACATCTAGAGGAAGCAACATAAGCAGATTCAGTAACAGGCCACCCAGAACAACAAAACTCCATAACCGGATCACGATTTTGGAAATAGAAAGAAACAAACCATGGAACACAATGGGTAATGTGTATCCAAACCAAAATCTACTAAAATTAACATGAGTTTGAGAGGAAGTCCATCAATGACTTAAACTAGATTCACTATTACAAATTGAGTTTAACTCTTCTTTTCTGTTTTCTTTAACAAGACAAATGGGAAACAATTAAAAATGACCTACCATAGATCATCAAAGAACTACCATGGCCCTCACCAATCATTGTAATGCCTAGAAAGCTCGGCTTCTCCTAATTCTACTCGATGAAAGATTATATACTTAACAAATGTATGATGGATACACGAATCACTTACAGATGAGAAAACAATAGTACATTGATAAAAGAATAGGCATAGTGTGGCTCCAAATATTCACTTATTAATGTAACAGATAAGGTGTTGCAAGGTGAAATTGTATGCCACAAGGAAAATTTTTTAGCAAAACACACCTTGTAAGGACCGggaaataacaataataataaaagtaataaattggtttggtacaagaccaaaccgtcaatggtttcaggGAACTCAaggaaaccgttgacgattttagACAACTGAGAGCTGTTATGCAAGAACACGGAAAAATCAGTCGGTTTGGTatgagaccaaaccgtcgacggtttcagatgGCCGAGGGTCTTTAGTGGGGAGGTcttacgtttttttttttaataaccctCTCTCTttaattagggttttgggctctctctctctctctctctccaatctcCACTCTCCCtctcttgtgtctctctctctctctcttctaagCTCTCCCAGGTTTCCACTCCCACTCTCcgatcctctctctctcctctccgaTTGTTTCTCTCTC
This window of the Malania oleifera isolate guangnan ecotype guangnan chromosome 6, ASM2987363v1, whole genome shotgun sequence genome carries:
- the LOC131158049 gene encoding protein trichome birefringence-like 23, which gives rise to MKFHWKACFVSKQNHLLAKLAVSLLLVGIAFRIVFFGFSPVAESPFLQKDVISKQPVPVKVPESFGNLMSHNEKCDLFAGDWIPNPSGPVYTNESCRLIESHQNCMKNGRPDTEYLYWRWKPRGCQLPPFDAETFLELMRNKTWALVGDSISRNHVQSLLCMLSKVEQVVELYHDEEYKSRRWQFPSYNFTISVIWSPFLVKAAIFEDINGVSTSAIELHLDKLDEKWTDLFGSLDYMIISTGKWFLKTAIYYENDKIMGCHYCKRENVTELGFEYAYRKALRYVLNFIVTSKHRGLIFFRTSTPDHFENGEWFSGGNCQRTAPVKEGEIELKDLNRILLNIELEEFASAAAKASGHGVNLKLLDFTHLLLLRPDGHPGPYRFFYPFSKNKNAEVQNDCLHWCLPGPIDTWNDLIMEMVVNG